A segment of the Deinococcus sp. HSC-46F16 genome:
GCGCGGCGCGGGCGGCGGGCTGGTTGTGGGGGTCCTTGGGCTTGTAGGACACGGGGGAAACCTCCGGGGGCGCAGGCTAGGCGAGGGGGCCGACCGCGATCTGACGGCGGTGGTAGGCGGTGAGGGGCAGAGCCGTGACGATGACGCGGGCGCGTTGGTCCCAGACGGCGAGGATGGGGCGGCGGGCGTAGCGCAGCTCGATCAGCACGCGGGTCTCGTCGGCCCAGCCGAGGACGAGGCGGCAGGGGTGGCGGCCGGTGGCAAGGGCGTGGCAGAGGCGGGCGTACTCGTGCTCGGTGATGCGGACCCGGTAGCGCTGCCACAGGCGCTTGCGGACGTGGCGGTAGGGGGAGTGATGGTCACGGGGCATAACCCACCCGGACGCCCAGGGCGGCGAGGGCTTCTTCCCGGCTGGTGACGACGTGGACGGGGAGGCCGCAGACGGTCAGCTCCTGGTGGCGCTCGTGTTGGGCGGCGCTGAGCTTGCCGGTCTTGGGCCGCTTGACCTCCAGCCAGACGGCGCGGCCCCCGGCGAAGACGTACAGGTCGGGGATGCCCTTGGTGGCCCAGACCTGCCCGCCCCGGCTGCTGCCCTTGAACAGTTCCCAGACCGTGAAGCCCTGGCCCTTGAGAGCCTGCACGATCTGGGCCTGGATGGTGGATTCAAGGGGCTCGCCGTCCTGCTTGCTGACTCGGGGAGCGCGGCGGGTCACAGGGCCACCTTGCGCAGCACGCCGCTGGGCACGATGGCCGTGTGACCGTCCAACCAGCGCACCAACACGTTGGCGGGCTTCGCCCCAGCACGCGGGACGGTCACCACAGTGCAGGTGGTGCCGCGCCGGGTATCGTCGCCCTTACCGATTGCGGCGCTGTAGCGGTAGGTCTGACCCTCAGTGAGCCAGCGGTACTTAGCGGGAGGCCGCCAGTGCTGGCACCTGTTCCAGTGGCGACCATCATGAAACCCGCAGCAGCGGCACTGCTTCACGCCTCGCTCCCTTCCGTCGTCTTCCGGTACGCCTGCACGATCCCGGCGAGCGTTTCATCTGAAACCGTCAGGAAGGCCCGGAACACCAGCTCGTCGCGCTCGGCGGGGGGCAGGTGTTCCAGGCCCAGGGCGCCGAGGCGCTGCTGTACCTGCTGGCGAAGCTGGGCAGCATCGGCGGTCATGCGGCGGCCCACGCTGCCCGTGTCGAGCTGCTGGGCCAGGTCACGGATGGTGTGCTGCTGGAGGGCGGTGTTGACCT
Coding sequences within it:
- a CDS encoding VRR-NUC domain-containing protein, producing MTRRAPRVSKQDGEPLESTIQAQIVQALKGQGFTVWELFKGSSRGGQVWATKGIPDLYVFAGGRAVWLEVKRPKTGKLSAAQHERHQELTVCGLPVHVVTSREEALAALGVRVGYAP